A window of Myxococcota bacterium contains these coding sequences:
- a CDS encoding DUF2461 domain-containing protein, translating to MPAPVSSADRIPLGAFAFLRELSRNNRREWFAANKPRYLAELRDPVLAFIAAFEPRLAKLSKFLVADAGSMFRIYRDTRFAKDKSPYKTAQGIWFTHAEGRDSPAPGFYLHLAPGDVFMGAGIWRAEPDALAQVRAAIAAQPARWKRVRGKLDAGETLARPPRGFDPEHPCIEDLKRKQFTVSHRFKEADATRAGFIDRYAAACRGAVPLVRFLTEAVGRPW from the coding sequence ATGCCGGCCCCTGTCAGCTCCGCGGACCGGATCCCGCTCGGCGCGTTCGCCTTCCTGCGCGAGCTTTCGCGCAACAACCGCCGCGAGTGGTTCGCTGCGAACAAGCCGCGCTACTTGGCGGAGCTGCGCGACCCGGTGCTCGCGTTCATCGCCGCCTTCGAGCCGCGGCTGGCGAAGCTCAGCAAGTTTTTGGTGGCCGACGCCGGCTCCATGTTCCGCATCTACCGCGACACGCGCTTCGCGAAGGACAAGAGCCCGTACAAGACCGCACAGGGCATCTGGTTCACGCACGCCGAGGGCCGTGACTCGCCGGCACCGGGCTTCTACCTGCACCTGGCGCCGGGCGACGTGTTCATGGGCGCGGGCATCTGGCGCGCCGAGCCCGACGCGCTGGCGCAGGTGCGCGCCGCGATCGCCGCGCAGCCGGCGCGCTGGAAGCGCGTGCGCGGCAAGCTCGACGCCGGCGAGACACTCGCGCGGCCGCCGCGCGGCTTCGACCCGGAGCACCCGTGCATCGAGGACTTGAAGCGCAAGCAGTTCACCGTGAGTCACCGGTTCAAGGAGGCCGACGCCACCCGGGCCGGCTTCATCGACCGCTACGCGGCGGCCTGCCGCGGCGCGGTCCCGCTCGTGCGTTTCCTCACGGAGGCCGTGGGCCGGCCCTGGTGA
- a CDS encoding c-type cytochrome, which translates to MTGTLERRGLRYVLLIFLVGCTRAERAEPAVAAQLSPARALTYQSACAECHARAGTGAPAAGDAAAWTARRAQGFGVLLAHTVNGYRGMPPLGACGACSEADLRALVAYVAGLEEGAQ; encoded by the coding sequence GTGACGGGAACCCTTGAGCGGCGCGGCCTGCGCTACGTGCTTCTCATCTTTCTCGTCGGCTGCACGCGCGCAGAGCGCGCCGAGCCGGCAGTCGCGGCGCAGCTCTCGCCCGCGCGCGCGCTTACCTACCAGTCAGCTTGCGCGGAGTGCCATGCGCGCGCCGGCACCGGCGCACCGGCGGCGGGCGACGCCGCCGCCTGGACGGCGCGGCGCGCGCAGGGCTTCGGCGTGCTGCTCGCGCACACCGTGAACGGCTACCGCGGAATGCCGCCGCTGGGCGCGTGCGGCGCGTGCTCGGAGGCCGATCTGCGGGCGCTCGTGGCGTACGTCGCGGGACTCGAGGAGGGCGCACAGTGA
- a CDS encoding D-arabinono-1,4-lactone oxidase — MKGLTRRELLRAALAAGAGAAGLAACERSSTGPAAALPEWTPGAPLPWRNWSGAVRCLPKARLVPGDEAEVAALLRAGGALRPAGAGHSFSALVPCDESLVFLDRLQGVIGQDAAAKTAEVWAGTRLWQLGPALAALGQALPNQPDIDYQTLGGALATSTHGTGAGLGSLSSYVTGLALVTPAGEVLECDAQRNAEVFHAARTSLGALGVVTRVRLSNREAFRLVERSRFVPLESVLADLARERDAHPHFEFYAFPHADVALAIATDPDDGSGAPPASAGEDDPEAILLLRTLFRWTRPLPGGSWLYDTFLGMQPATARAGQSHEVLAHPRTVRFNEMEYTMPAEAGPECLRAVLAEIRARDLPVCFPIECRFVRADDVWLSMFSGRPGFSISIHQFADEDYRPYFAAIEPIFWRYEGRPHWGKLHSLDAARLAGLYPHWSDFQRVRRSLDPSGRLLNAHLAQTLGV, encoded by the coding sequence GTGAAGGGGCTGACGCGCCGCGAGCTCTTGCGCGCGGCGCTGGCCGCCGGAGCGGGCGCGGCCGGGCTGGCCGCGTGCGAGCGCTCGTCCACCGGACCCGCGGCAGCCCTGCCGGAGTGGACGCCGGGCGCGCCGCTCCCGTGGCGCAACTGGTCGGGGGCCGTGCGCTGCCTGCCCAAGGCGCGCCTCGTGCCCGGCGACGAGGCCGAAGTCGCGGCGCTCTTGCGCGCGGGCGGCGCGCTGCGGCCCGCCGGCGCGGGTCACTCGTTCAGCGCTCTGGTGCCCTGCGACGAGTCACTGGTGTTCCTGGACCGCCTGCAGGGCGTGATCGGCCAGGACGCGGCGGCGAAAACGGCCGAGGTCTGGGCCGGCACGCGCCTGTGGCAGCTCGGGCCCGCGCTGGCGGCCCTGGGCCAGGCGCTGCCGAACCAGCCCGACATCGACTACCAGACTCTGGGCGGGGCGCTGGCGACCTCGACCCACGGCACGGGCGCGGGGCTCGGGTCGCTCTCATCGTACGTGACCGGCCTCGCGCTCGTGACCCCGGCCGGCGAGGTGCTGGAGTGCGACGCGCAGCGCAACGCCGAGGTCTTCCACGCGGCGCGCACCTCGCTGGGCGCGCTCGGCGTGGTGACCCGCGTCCGGCTCTCCAACCGCGAGGCATTCCGGCTGGTCGAGCGCTCGCGCTTCGTGCCGCTCGAGTCAGTCCTGGCCGACCTGGCGCGGGAGCGCGACGCCCACCCGCACTTCGAGTTCTACGCCTTCCCGCACGCCGACGTGGCGCTCGCGATCGCGACCGACCCCGACGACGGCTCGGGCGCGCCGCCCGCCTCCGCCGGCGAGGACGACCCGGAGGCGATCCTGCTCTTGCGCACGCTGTTCCGCTGGACGCGGCCGCTGCCCGGTGGCAGCTGGCTGTACGACACCTTCCTGGGCATGCAGCCCGCGACCGCGCGCGCCGGCCAGTCACACGAGGTGCTGGCGCACCCGCGCACCGTGCGCTTCAACGAGATGGAGTACACGATGCCGGCGGAGGCCGGGCCCGAGTGTCTGCGGGCGGTGCTGGCGGAGATCCGCGCGCGCGACCTGCCGGTGTGCTTCCCGATCGAGTGCCGCTTCGTGCGCGCCGACGACGTCTGGCTCAGCATGTTCTCGGGGCGGCCCGGCTTCTCGATCTCGATCCACCAGTTCGCGGACGAGGACTACCGACCCTACTTCGCGGCGATCGAGCCGATCTTCTGGAGATACGAGGGCCGGCCTCACTGGGGGAAGCTCCACTCGCTGGACGCGGCGCGGCTCGCAGGCCTGTATCCGCACTGGTCCGACTTCCAGCGCGTGCGGCGCTCACTCGATCCGTCCGGGAGACTGTTGAACGCGCATCTAGCGCAGACTCTCGGCGTCTAG